One Clavelina lepadiformis chromosome 1, kaClaLepa1.1, whole genome shotgun sequence genomic region harbors:
- the LOC143444164 gene encoding tyrosine-protein phosphatase Lar-like has product MTATFLRMHLHQTLLYTCKCYLLVLVVISHCYGEYTFQHNGFYISLFNDSLKTWDEAKAACEGMNGELVNILSQELQGNISEVLRQWQGNINTDDFGGRWQSGYYTSGRRSENNAARSICRFQWSNGDSISNVGDENSNGYQHWYRTEPNCGGYPQYCLAVSAVDIFGGTYTNGLGYWVDDECDTLKYYICQAPAKLLNATSTYPVTGNQFTLTCEVAVVPPTTVVWKINQTSSESNIPSDGSIFQVINEKSGDVIVSRLNVKTAGLCLGPSTISCWLKKTLTESKLHEFTVNQEPYDVIGESYYIFKSPDLSLTYFERENDCNKVGGNLASIRDAFTQSSLETKLTNLDWRGRAWIGLKRLDNGSWIWPSYEIVNYTNWSNETHPENWTDYGYMSYQDDWKWKNLGSGTHKANYICEVSGKLSYVVETQSCTKEPNKTLTVILNPSNVGLNHSITVSALSSFTDHTFLIPQRISQNNEENSKTFTNLKPRTKYNISVSLASEFCTRSVETSQEVLTGYSIPQMVPSATVLFYPENGTCLVEWKWPEETIPTLQNFVIQVSKTPSFTKEQDAASITDALQEQNEIINSTLDKRSNLFQTLPNRIYKIKIFAQSCAGDGEFVHANGECNSPRSVPMSLPELLTAQESNGDVSIMFPRPDETNGPISCYFLVGQYQDQNISGPANFSDSLLDELSLKQADAVEPGQPYLALAMPGSLESMIKVKVGDGRRTSCDVNLLTNLTSSQIQTSTRSRRTTTTNKSTTKIYNATNVMPTPNKYYSFYLVTSTPLDNGSVGYMASQITVIKIQETIQPTQDIYWLIGIAAAVILIVTCLVVFIYKRKRRSKDAVNGLPLNDIELSTQPATIAEPIKSTIYENVQPGENVQATKAIPLVNLKKVYFSLTAPGSKTLMEEFKGIKLSAVNIVETKQVAALEKHKKQNRYKNIVPYDGNRVILKLPETEADTANDYINASYIDSYHLPNHFIATQGPLDRTISHFWAMIWQKDCRVVVMVTKLAENGKVKCASYWPEPNTTKVHGSLTVTAARESVWNGTHIVRNFKMTNKREPEAPPRTITHFQYTGWPDHGVPITTTGIVRLHDAMIKSHEQYPGSPIVVHCSAGAGRTGTLIAIHSLIRQMQTQDSIDVYSTVMQMRTQRCEMVQTEKQYAFLYKVITEVHVCGFTDIDANDLGSKMNQLAKVSKNEFKQLDVIPPLQATLDAGNLNKKNDHSSCYEHSEVKGIYNAAYLQGYSGFSAFIASQDPHENQVNVLWKCVFDQNVSVIVALSPMDRNFNQTPCYWSLEKGSSQVFGDVEAKLASVDDTRHHVSVHKIDLTHQAVTRRVTHIHYQAWMDENEPDLQEIINVVTDVGLLHNYAESLMLVHCRDGIGRTGVFCALMNLIERLKAEHRIDVFRAVKDLRDMKPGMVPSVELYKLCFKLLQQYLSSFEIYSNFSG; this is encoded by the exons ATGACAGCAACGTTCTTAAGAATGCATTTACATCAAACATTATTATACACTTGTAAATGCTACTTGCTTGTCCTTGTCGTGATTTCACATTGTTATGGAG AGTACACGTTTCAACACAATGGATTCTATATATCGCTTTTCAATGATTCTCTAAAAACTTGGGATGAAGCAAAGGCAGCTTGTGAAGGTATGAACGGAGAACTTGTAAATATCTTGTCTCAAGAACTTCAAGGAAATATCAGCGAAGTGTTGAGACAATGGCAAGGAAATATAAATACTGACGACTTCGGGGGAAGATGGCAATCAGGTTACTACACCAGTGGCCGACGAAGCGAAAATAATGCAGCACGATCCATATGTCGATTTCAATGGAGCAATGGTGACTCTATATCAAACGTGGGAGATGAAAACAGCAATGGATATCAACATTGGTATCGAACAGAACCGAATTGTGGCGGATATCCACAATATTGTTTGGCTGTCAGTGCTGTAGACATCTTCGGCGGTACCTATACAAATGGACTTGGTTATTGGGTGGATGACGAATGCGACACACTAAAATATTATATTTGTCAAG CTCCAGCAAAACTTTTGAACGCAACATCGACGTATCCTGTGACAGGAAATCAGTTTACGCTCACATGTGAAGTAGCTGTGGTCCCGCCAACAACAgttgtttggaaaataaatcaaacttcTTCAGAAAGTAATATTCCTTCCGACGGGTCAATCTTTCAAGtgataaatgaaaaatccGGTGACGTCATTGTGAGTCggttaaatgtgaaaactgCAGGATTATGTTTGGGACCTTCTACAATTTCTTGTTggttgaaaaaaactttgacgGAAAGCAAGCTTCATGAATTCACAGTGAACCAAG AaccatatgacgtcattggaGAAAGTTATTACATATTTAAATCCCCGGACCTGAGTCTGACTTACTTTGAAAGAGAAAACGATTGCAACAAAGTGGGAGGAAATCTTGCTTCCATTCGTGATGCGTTCACTCAAAGCTCGTTGGAAACAAAGTTGACAAATTTAGATTGGCGAGGAAGAG CTTGGATTGGTTTAAAAAGATTGGACAATGGCTCATGGATTTGGCCAAGTTATGAAATTGTTAACTATACAAACTGGTCAAATGAAACTCATCCTGAAAATTGGACTGACTATGGTTATATGAGCTACCAAGATGATTGGAAGTGGAAGAATTTAGGATCGGGCACCCATAAAGCTAACTACATCTGCGAAGTATCAG GAAAACTTTCCTACGTCGTTGAAACCCAATCTTGTACGAAAGaaccaaataaaactttaacagtTATTTTGAATCCAAGCAATGTCGGATTAAATCACAGTATCACGGTATCGGCACTCAGCAGCTTCACAGACCATACATTTTTAATTCCGCAAAGAATAAGCCAGAACAATGAAGAGAATTCAAAAACCTTTACAAATCTGAAGCCACGAACAAAATACAACATCTCG GTTTCGTTGGCCAGCGAGTTTTGCACCAGATCTGTTGAAACCAGCCAAGAAGTGCTAACTGGTTACAGCATTCCTCAGATGGTTCCAAGCGCGACTGTCTTATTTTATCCTGAAAATGGCACTTGTTTGGTGGAATGGAAATGGCCAGAAGAAACCATTCcaacattgcaaaatttcGTC aTTCAAGTGAGTAAAACCCCAAGTTTTACAAAAGAGCAAGACGCTGCAAGCATTACTGACGCACTCCAAGAACAAAACGAAATAATCAATTCTACGTTGGACAAGCGATCCAACTTATTTCAAACTCTTCCAAATCGAATTTATAAAATCAAGATATTTGCCCAATCCTGTGCAGGAGACGGCGAGTTTGTCCATGCAAATGGAGAATGTAATTCACCAAGAAGCG TTCCAATGTCACTGCCAGAACTTCTGACTGCTCAAGAGTCCAATGGTGATGTATCGATAATGTTTCCTCGTCCGGATGAAACAAACGGACCAatcag CTGTTATTTTCTCGTTGGCCAATATCAAGACCAAAATATTTCTGGGCCAGCAAATTTCTCCGACTCGTTGCTGGACGAATTATCATTGAAGCAAGCTGATGCCGTGGAACCAGGACAACCATACCTTGCGTTAGCAATGCCAGG TTCACTTGAGTCGATGATAAAAGTAAAAGTGGGAGATGGACGACGAACAAGTTGTGACGTCAATCTCCTTACAAATCTAACCTCCTCCCAAATTCAAACTAGTACAAGATCGAGAAGAACGACAACCACCAATAAATCAACGACAAAAATATACAATGCCACCAATGTGATGCCCACTCCAAATAAATATTACAG tttttatcTGGTCACTTCCACTCCACTGGACAACGGGTCAGTGGGCTATATGGCTAGCCAAATAACAGTTATCAAGATACAGGAAACAATTCAACCAACACAAG ATATATACTGGTTGATCGGAATAGCTGCGGCTGTCATTTTGATTGTGACATGCTTGgttgttttcatttataaaAG AAAGAGAAGATCAAAAGATGCAGTAAATGGTCTTCCGTTAAATGATATAGAGCTTTCAACTCAACCAG ccACAATTGCGGAACCTATCAAATCTACAATATACGAGAACGTTCAACCTGGAGAAAACGTTCAAGCCACGAAAGCTATTCCCCTTGTGAATCTaaagaaagtttatttttcccTCACAGCTCCGGGAAGTAAGACTTTGATGGAAGAATTTAAG GGAATTAAGCTTTCGGCGGTAAACAttgttgaaacaaaacaagttgCGGCTCTTGAAAAACATAAGAAGCAAAACAGATACAAGAACATTGTACCAT ATGACGGCAATAGAGTGATCTTAAAACTACCAGAAACCGAAGCAGACACTGCAAATGACTACATAAATGCATCGTACATTGAT AGTTACCATTTACCTAATCACTTCATTGCAACACAAGGACCACTCGATCGAACCATCTCACATTTCTGGGCTATGATATGGCAGAAGGATTGCAGAGTTGTGGTGATGGTAACAAAACTGGCTGAAAATGGAAAA GTAAAATGTGCGAGTTACTGGCCTGAACCTAACACCACAAAGGTGCATGGAAGTTTGACTGTAACTGCTGCGAGAGAATCTGTTTGGAATGGAACTCATATTGTGAGAAATTTTAAGATGACAAACAAGAGAGAACCCGAA GCCCCACCACGAACCATAACCCATTTCCAGTATACTGGCTGGCCTGATCATGGCGTCCCTATAACAACTACTGGAATAGTGAGACTGCACGATGCCATGATAAAGTCACATGAGCAATACCCTGGATCGCCCATTGTGGTTCATTGCAG TGCCGGGGCTGGTAGAACCGGAACCTTGATTGCTATTCATAGCTTGATAAGACAAATGCAGACACAAGATTCAATCGACGTATACTCTACTGTGATGCAAATGAGGACACAGCGTTGTGAGATGGTTCAGACGGAA AAACAATATGCCTTTCTTTACAAAGTGATAACCGAGGTACATGTCTGTGGATTTACCGACATAGATGCAAATGATTTAGGATCGAAGATGAACCAACTTGCAAAAGT aTCAAAGAATGAGTTTAAACAACTTGATGTCATTCCACCATTGCAAGCAACACTTGATGCAGGAAACTTGAATAAGAAAAATGATCACAGCAGTTGTT ATGAACATTCAGAAGTTAAGGGAATTTACAATGCTGCTTATCTGCAG GGATACAGCGGTTTTTCTGCGTTCATTGCTTCTCAGGACCCGCACGAAAATCAAGTAAACGTTTTATGGAAGTGTGTTTTCGACCAGAATGTTAGCGTCATAGTTGCTCTCTCGCCAATGGACAGAAACTTT aatcAAACTCCTTGCTACTGGTCTCTTGAGAAAGGAAGCTCTCAAGTTTTCGGTGACGTTGAAGCAAAGTTGGCTTCGGTGGATGACACGCGTCATCACGTGAGCGTACATAAAATTGACTTGACGCATCAAGCTGTCACG AGACGTGTAACTCATATCCACTATCAAGCATGGATGGACGAGAATGAACCCGATTTACAAGAGATAATAAATGTCGTGACCGACGTCGGATTGCTCCATAACTACGCAGAGAGCCTTATGCTTGTCCACTGCAG GGATGGCATCGGTCGAACAGGCGTATTCTGCGCGTTGATGAACTTAATTGAAAGGTTGAAAGCGGAACATAGAATTGACGTCTTCCGCGCAGTGAAGGACTTGAGAGATATGAAACCAGGGATGGTGCCAAGTGTG GAACTTTATAAACTATGCTTCAAGTTATTGCAACAGTATCTCTCATCGTTCGAAATTTACTCCAATTTCTCAGGCTGA
- the LOC143444165 gene encoding uncharacterized protein LOC143444165, translating into MTATFLRMRLHQTLLYTCKCFLLVLVVVSHCYGEYTFQHNGFNISLFNDSLKTWDEAKTACEGMNGELVNILSQELQGNITELLRQWEGNINTDDFGGRWESGYYTSGRQSENNAARSICQFQWGNGDSISKVGDENSNGYQHWYHTEPNCGGNSPYCLAVSAVDDFSTGYTNGLGYWVDNGCGTLKYYICQAPAKLLNATSTYPVTGNQFTLTCEVVVVPPTTVVWKISQTSSESNIPSDGSIFQVINEKSGDIIVSRLKVKTAGLCLGPSTISCWLKNSLTESKLHEFTVNQEPYDVIGESYYIFKSPDLSLTYFERENDCNKVGGNLASIRDAFTQSSLEMKLTNLDWRGRAWIGLKRLDNDSWIWPNYEIVNYTNWSNEIHPENWKDYGYMSYHDNWKWKNLGSGTHIANYICEVSGKLSYVVETQSCTTEPNKTLTVILNPSNVGLNHSITVSALSSFTDHTFLIPQRISQNNENNSKTFTNLKPRTKYNILVSLASKFCTRSVETSQEVITGYTIPQMVPSATVLFYPENGNCLLEWKWPEETIPTLQNFVIQLSKTPSFTKEQDAASITDALQEQNEIINSTLDKRSNLFQTLPNRIYKIKIFAQSCAGDGEFVHANGECKSPRSVPMLLPELLSAQESNDDVSIMFPRPDETNGPISCYFLVGQYQDLNVFGSANFSDSLLDELSLKQADAVEPGKPYLALAMPGSLESMIKVKVGDGRRTSCDVNLLTNLTSSPVQTSTRSRRTTTVNKPTTKIYNATNVMLTPNKYYSFYLVTSTPLDNGSVGYVTSQITVIKIQETTQQTQDFIFSYWPIFIAIGSLLVVIGVCICVRRKYFFKNVSAGSVQQRNLKSTDTSMSHVPAVEFNNIKVTSNVENPTIINIKDVEMLQKLGGGNFSEVWRVKIKDRRFAATEAAAKRIKGQNITVAEMDEFEKELQLMNVTGRNPFVVQFYGVCKKDNEVLAITELLPFGDLRQHLIKCRPSQHNLDTGYEEISPIGTKEMIRFAQDIAQGMEHISGLGLVHRDLACRNVLLDSNYRCKVSDFGLSRQVDQSDGVYFKRNLKGAKLPCRWMAPEAWFDQIYSSSSDVWSFGVTVWEIVVFGYTPYKELSGSELQLKVLNEGYRLQQPVHCPLPLYNMMSTCWKIPPQERPSFSNLTRILADMFSNTENYNPIYENLQTEEHLYTDVNIRNVGFSIF; encoded by the exons ATGACAGCAACGTTCTTAAGAATGCGTTTACATCAAACATTATTATACACTTGTAAATGCTTCTTGCTTGTCCTAGTCGTCGTTTCACATTGTTATGGAG AGTACACGTTTCAACACAATGGATTCAATATATCGCTTTTCAATGATTCTCTAAAAACGTGGGACGAAGCAAAGACAGCTTGTGAAGGTATGAACGGAGAACTTGTAAATATCTTGTCTCAAGAACTTCAAGGAAATATCACCGAACTGTTGAGACAATGGGAAGGAAATATAAATACTGACGACTTCGGTGGAAGATGGGAATCAGGTTACTACACCAGTGGCCGACAAAGCGAAAATAATGCAGCACGATCCATATGTCAATTTCAATGGGGCAATGGTGACTCCATATCAAAAGTGGGAGATGAAAACAGCAATGGATATCAACATTGGTATCATACAGAACCGAATTGTGGCGGCAATTCACCATATTGTTTGGCTGTCAGTGCTGTAGATGACTTCAGCACTGGCTATACAAATGGACTTGGTTATTGGGTGGATAACGGATGCGGCACACTAAAATATTATATTTGTCAAG CTCCAGCAAAACTTTTGAACGCAACATCGACGTATCCTGTGACAGGAAATCAGTTTACGCTCACATGTGAAGTAGTTGTGGTCCCGCCAACAACAGTTGTTTGGAAAATAAGTCAAACTTCTTCAGAAAGTAATATTCCTTCCGACGGGTCAATCTTTCAAGtgataaatgaaaaatccGGTGACATCATTGTGAGTCGGTTAAAAGTGAAAACTGCAGGATTATGTTTGGGACCTTCTACAATTTCTTGTTGGttgaaaaatagtttgacCGAAAGCAAGCTTCATGAATTCACAGTGAACCAAG AaccatatgacgtcattggaGAAAGTTATTACATATTTAAATCCCCGGACCTGAGTCTGACTTACTTTGAAAGAGAAAACGATTGCAACAAAGTGGGAGGAAATCTTGCTTCCATTCGTGATGCGTTCACTCAAAGCTCGTTGGAAATGAAGTTGACAAATTTAGATTGGCGAGGAAGAG CTTGGATTGGTTTAAAAAGATTGGACAATGACTCATGGATTTGGCcaaattatgaaattgttAACTATACAAACTGGTCAAATGAAATTCATCCTGAAAATTGGAAAGACTATGGTTATATGAGCTACCATGATAATTGGAAGTGGAAAAATTTAGGATCGGGCACCCATATAGCTAATTACATCTGCGAAGTATCAG GAAAACTTTCTTACGTCGTTGAAACCCAATCTTGTACGACAGaaccaaataaaactttaacagtTATTTTGAATCCAAGCAATGTCGGATTAAATCACAGTATCACGGTATCGGCACTCAGCAGCTTCACAGACCATACATTTTTAATTCCGCAAAGAATAAGCCAGAACAAtgaaaacaattcaaaaacCTTTACAAATCTGAAGCCACGAACAAAATACAACATATTG GTTTCGTTGGCCAGCAAGTTTTGCACCAGATCCGTTGAAACCAGCCAAGAAGTGATAACTGGTTACACCATTCCTCAGATGGTTCCAAGCGCGACTGTCTTATTTTATCCTGAAAATGGAAATTGTTTGTTGGAATGGAAATGGCCAGAAGAAACAATTccaacattgcaaaacttcgTC ATTCAACTGAGTAAAACCCCAAGTTTTACAAAAGAGCAAGACGCTGCAAGCATTACTGACGCACTCCAAGAACAAAACGAAATAATTAATTCTACATTGGACAAGCGATCCAACTTATTTCAAACTCTTCCCAATCGAATTTATAAAATCAAGATATTTGCCCAATCCTGCGCAGGAGACGGCGAGTTTGTCCATGCAAATGGAGAATGTAAATCACCAAGAAGCG TTCCAATGTTACTGCCAGAACTTCTGTCTGCTCAAGAGTCCAATGATGATGTATCGATAATGTTTCCTCGTCCGGATGAAACAAACGGACCAAtcag CTGTTATTTTCTCGTTGGCCAATATCAAGATCTTAACGTTTTCGGGTCAGCAAATTTCTCCGACTCGTTGCTGGACGAATTATCATTGAAGCAAGCTGATGCCGTGGAACCGGGTAAACCATACCTTGCGTTAGCAATGCCAGG TTCACTTGAGTCGATGATAAAAGTAAAAGTGGGAGATGGACGACGAACAAGTTGTGACGTCAATCTTCTTACAAACCTAACCTCCTCCCCAGTTCAAACCAGTACAAGATCGAGAAGAACGACAACCGTCAATAAACCAACGACAAAAATATACAATGCTACCAATGTGATGCTCACTCCAAATAAATATTACAG tttttatcTGGTCACTTCTACTCCATTAGACAACGGGTCAGTGGGCTATGTGACTAGTCAAATAACAGTTATCAAGATCCAGGAAACAACTCAACAAACACAAG ATTTCATCTTTTCTTATTggccaatttttattgcaattggGTCATTGCTGGTCGTTATTGGAGTATGCATTTGTGTGAG gcgaaaatattttttcaaaaatgtttctgCTGGTTCAGTTCAACAACGGAACTTAAAGTCAACAGATACCTCGATGTCACATGTACCAGCAGTAGAGTTCAACAATATTAAAGTGACATCCAACGTGGAAAATCCAACTATCATAAATATAAAAGATGtagaaatgttgcaaaaactGGGAGGAGGAAATTTCAGTGAAGTTTGGAGagtgaaaataaaagataGACGGTTTGCAGCCACTGAAGCTGCTGCGAAAAGGATTAAAG GTCAAAATATTACTGTTGCAGAAATGGATGAATTTGAGAAAGAATTACAACTTATGAATGTAACTGGACGAAATCCATTTGTTGTTCAGTTTTACGGGGTTTGCAAAAAAGACA ATGAAGTTTTAGCAATCACTGAACTTCTTCCTTTTGGAGATTTACGTCAGCATTTGATAAAGTGCAGACCGTCTCAGCATAATTTAGATACTGGGTATGAGGAAATTTCACCAATTGGAACAAAAGAAATGATCCGATTTGCTCAAGATATTGCTCAG GGAATGGAGCATATTTCTGGTCTTGGGCTTGTACATAGAGACCTTGCTTGCCGAAATGTGCTGCTTGACTCTAATTACCGATGTAAAGTGTCGGATTTTGGACTCTCGCGGCAAGTTGACCAATCGGACGGTGTATACTTCAAAAGGAATCTTAAA ggAGCTAAACTGCCTTGCCGGTGGATGGCGCCAGAAGCATGGTTTGATCAAATTTATTCGAGTTCGAGTGACGTATGGTCGTTTGGTGTAACTGTGTGGGAAATTGTTGTCTTTGGATACACTCCTTATAAAGAACTGAGTGGAAGTGAATTACAGCTTAAAGTATTGAATGAAGGATACAGACTGCAACAACCTGTTCACTGTCCCCTGCCATT GTACAACATGATGTCAACATGCTGGAAGATACCGCCCCAAGAAAGACCTTCTTTTTCAAACTTAACCAGAATTTTAGCTGATATGTTTTCAAATACTGAG AACTACAATCCGATTTATGAGAATTTGCAAACAGAAGAGCATCTTTACACTGATGTCAATATTAGAAATGTTggattttccattttttaa